A single region of the Elizabethkingia sp. JS20170427COW genome encodes:
- the xrtF gene encoding exosortase family protein XrtF: MKEYLPILKILGRFLFAYLVLLLGYQLYLNYFHSSHVVDPYTAWLAQNCSLVQNKMGYNTLLVPDETRDGIFFYVNKIWASIMVEGCNAVSVIILFIAFIFAFHKGFIKTSLFILLGVLLLNVLNISRIAFLNIVAVDAPKYFKPIHDYLFPSIIYGGIVVLWLIWIKFIVLKDEKNN, from the coding sequence ATGAAAGAATATTTACCCATATTAAAAATTTTAGGAAGATTCCTTTTTGCCTACCTTGTATTATTGCTAGGATATCAGCTTTATCTCAACTATTTCCACAGTAGCCACGTAGTAGATCCTTATACCGCTTGGCTAGCACAAAATTGTTCTTTGGTACAAAATAAAATGGGATACAATACACTCTTAGTACCCGATGAGACTAGAGATGGGATTTTCTTTTACGTCAATAAAATATGGGCTAGCATTATGGTAGAAGGATGTAATGCAGTATCGGTCATTATTCTTTTTATTGCTTTTATTTTTGCCTTTCACAAAGGATTCATCAAAACTAGTTTATTTATATTGCTAGGAGTTCTCCTTTTAAATGTACTCAATATTTCTAGAATTGCATTTCTAAATATCGTAGCTGTAGATGCTCCTAAATATTTTAAACCTATACATGATTACTTATTCCCATCTATCATCTATGGCGGAATTGTAGTACTATGGCTAATTTGGATAAAATTTATTGTATTGAAAGATGAAAAAAATAATTAG
- a CDS encoding sugar phosphate nucleotidyltransferase, whose amino-acid sequence MKALLFAAGKGTRLKPFTDQHPKALAMVNGKTLLQRNIEFLKSFGIKDFVINIHHFGQQIIDILKENDNFGVSVEISDEREELLETGGGLLFAKSFLEHEKDFLIMNVDILTDLNITDLIEYHLQHNNFITLAVSDRQSSRKLLFDQEMLLQGWENKQTGAQKLVEGATHLQELAFSGIHCVSSDIFSKIKRKGKFSIMDEYLDMMHYERIVGFLHQAQLIDVGKPESINIAENIFQ is encoded by the coding sequence ATGAAAGCATTATTATTTGCAGCAGGAAAAGGAACAAGGCTAAAACCATTTACCGACCAGCATCCTAAAGCTTTAGCAATGGTAAATGGAAAAACTCTATTACAAAGAAATATAGAGTTTTTAAAATCATTTGGGATAAAGGATTTTGTAATCAACATTCATCATTTCGGACAGCAAATTATCGATATTTTAAAGGAGAATGATAATTTTGGAGTATCCGTAGAAATTTCCGATGAAAGAGAAGAATTATTAGAAACAGGAGGAGGACTATTGTTTGCCAAAAGTTTTCTAGAGCATGAGAAAGATTTCCTAATTATGAATGTAGATATCCTAACAGATTTAAATATTACGGATTTGATAGAATATCACCTTCAGCACAATAATTTCATCACCTTGGCAGTTTCGGATAGACAAAGTAGTAGGAAATTACTTTTTGATCAAGAAATGTTATTACAAGGCTGGGAGAATAAACAAACCGGGGCTCAAAAGCTTGTAGAAGGAGCTACTCATCTACAGGAATTAGCATTCAGTGGTATCCATTGCGTAAGTTCGGATATCTTTTCAAAAATAAAAAGAAAAGGTAAATTTTCGATTATGGATGAGTATCTCGATATGATGCATTATGAGAGAATTGTAGGATTCCTACACCAAGCACAATTGATAGATGTAGGAAAACCAGAAAGTATAAATATTGCTGAAAATATTTTTCAGTGA
- a CDS encoding aminoglycoside phosphotransferase family protein, whose translation MIESYLNSFLKSYFQDDAYTMTLLAQSGSSRRNYLIEATKTQYILTYNEKVDENECFFYLTEAFYKLEIKVPKIFKISEDRKIYLQEFLGQNTLSEIISKEGHSYRVKELVRACIQELVKLQQKSFGKIDFSRAYEYEVYDDLPITHDLYYFKNFFVDVLELDYHKGKLLKEFKKIVNSIQQLPVQCVMLRDFQSRNIMVSEQDVVSFIDYQAAMQGPATYDLVSFLFQAKANFPQDWQEEFLEYYLELNQEQFTRENFIQSVQYCKLIRFLQVLGAYGFRGLIQKKQHFIESIPRGIKNISEIADTWKEMHQYPELLKVINQLSQIQQEGKIESLYLP comes from the coding sequence ATGATAGAATCTTACCTTAACTCTTTCTTGAAAAGTTATTTTCAGGATGATGCTTACACCATGACTTTGTTAGCGCAAAGCGGTTCCTCAAGACGTAACTATCTTATAGAAGCTACCAAAACTCAATATATCCTTACTTACAATGAAAAGGTAGATGAAAACGAATGTTTTTTCTATTTAACAGAAGCTTTTTATAAATTAGAAATTAAGGTTCCTAAAATTTTTAAAATTAGTGAAGACAGAAAAATCTATCTTCAAGAGTTTTTAGGGCAAAATACCTTATCTGAGATTATTTCTAAAGAAGGACACTCCTACAGGGTGAAGGAGTTGGTAAGAGCTTGTATCCAGGAACTGGTAAAACTTCAGCAAAAATCTTTTGGGAAAATAGATTTCTCCAGAGCTTATGAATATGAGGTGTATGATGATTTACCCATTACTCATGATTTGTACTATTTTAAGAACTTTTTTGTGGATGTTTTAGAGCTAGACTATCACAAGGGAAAGCTTCTTAAAGAGTTTAAAAAAATAGTAAATTCAATTCAGCAACTCCCTGTACAGTGTGTAATGTTGAGGGATTTCCAATCAAGGAATATTATGGTATCCGAGCAAGATGTGGTTTCCTTTATCGATTATCAAGCAGCTATGCAGGGACCAGCAACATACGATTTGGTATCTTTTTTATTTCAGGCAAAAGCAAATTTCCCTCAAGATTGGCAAGAAGAGTTTTTAGAATATTATTTAGAACTCAACCAAGAACAATTCACCAGAGAAAACTTTATACAGTCGGTGCAATATTGCAAACTTATCAGGTTTCTTCAGGTTTTAGGAGCTTATGGCTTTAGGGGGCTTATTCAAAAAAAACAACATTTTATAGAGAGTATCCCTCGAGGTATAAAAAATATTTCCGAAATTGCTGACACTTGGAAAGAAATGCATCAGTATCCTGAGTTATTAAAAGTTATTAATCAATTATCACAAATTCAACAAGAAGGAAAAATAGAATCTCTATATTTACCTTAA
- a CDS encoding RNase adapter RapZ — translation MLKIEIHSFSYKKGGIPKDNTGNGGGFVFDCRGILNPGRIEKYKSQTGNDVPVQEYLETKTKMPEFLAGIRAIVSISIEDYIARNFENLQINFGCTGGQHRSVYSAIKTAEFIKNTYPEVEVSLYHDEQPQLM, via the coding sequence ATGTTGAAAATAGAAATACATAGTTTTTCCTATAAAAAAGGAGGAATACCAAAGGATAATACCGGAAATGGAGGCGGTTTTGTTTTTGATTGCCGAGGAATTTTAAATCCAGGTAGGATAGAGAAATATAAATCCCAAACAGGAAATGACGTGCCTGTACAAGAGTATTTAGAAACTAAAACCAAGATGCCTGAATTTTTAGCAGGAATAAGAGCTATTGTCTCTATTAGTATTGAGGATTACATTGCTCGTAATTTTGAGAATCTTCAGATTAACTTTGGATGTACAGGAGGTCAGCACCGCTCGGTATATTCTGCTATTAAAACGGCTGAGTTTATTAAAAATACTTATCCAGAAGTGGAAGTATCTTTATACCATGATGAACAGCCTCAACTGATGTAA
- a CDS encoding TIGR00730 family Rossman fold protein: MRKQLEKKVNQSIDQRIQESLREKTWGEQTTKDSWMIFRVMSEFVSGYEKMSAIGPCVSIFGSARLTEDHPYYQMAMEIGKKITNLGFGVITGGGPGIMEAGNRGAFGSGKSIGMNIELPHEQHFNPYIDKHYNMDYDYFFVRKVMFVKYSQGFVVMPGGFGTLDELSEALTLIQTNKIARFPIVLVGSEFWGGLIDWFKNQLVTNGLINEEDLNLFRIVDTADEAVAHIKAFYEKYEICVNF, from the coding sequence ATGAGAAAACAATTAGAGAAGAAAGTAAACCAGAGTATAGACCAGCGTATTCAAGAAAGTCTAAGAGAAAAAACTTGGGGTGAGCAAACAACCAAGGACAGTTGGATGATTTTTAGGGTAATGTCTGAGTTTGTTTCTGGGTATGAAAAGATGTCTGCAATAGGACCTTGTGTTTCTATTTTTGGTTCAGCAAGGTTAACAGAAGACCATCCTTATTATCAAATGGCAATGGAGATTGGTAAAAAAATTACCAATCTTGGTTTTGGTGTGATTACAGGAGGTGGCCCCGGGATTATGGAAGCTGGGAATAGAGGAGCTTTTGGTAGCGGTAAATCGATAGGGATGAATATAGAACTCCCACATGAGCAACATTTTAATCCCTATATAGATAAACATTATAATATGGACTACGATTACTTTTTCGTAAGAAAGGTGATGTTTGTAAAATATTCTCAAGGATTTGTCGTAATGCCAGGAGGTTTTGGTACTTTAGATGAGCTTTCCGAGGCTCTTACCTTAATCCAAACCAATAAAATTGCAAGATTCCCCATTGTTTTGGTAGGAAGTGAGTTTTGGGGTGGCTTAATAGATTGGTTTAAAAATCAATTGGTGACCAATGGATTAATCAATGAAGAGGATCTTAATTTGTTCAGGATTGTCGATACTGCCGATGAAGCAGTAGCTCATATCAAGGCGTTTTATGAGAAATACGAGATTTGTGTAAATTTCTAA